A stretch of Lactuca sativa cultivar Salinas chromosome 6, Lsat_Salinas_v11, whole genome shotgun sequence DNA encodes these proteins:
- the LOC111892143 gene encoding uncharacterized protein LOC111892143, with protein sequence MAPWIFLMFHSLLFLQSAPSSFAKFPYRYFPSSIIRPETPSLSSNNKLYKTKYFTQILDHFNYNPQSYQTFQQRYLINDTSWGGPKSKAPIFVYTGNEGNIEWFAENTGFMYDIAPKFKALLVFIEHRYYGKSIPYGGDRKKAYKNSKRLGYLSSTQALADYATLILDLKNNMTAMDSPVIVFGGSYGGMLAAWFRLKYPHVAIGALSSSAPILQFENITSQYSFNNIITQDFKSESENCYKVIKGSWKQIEDTASSHGGLELLRKSFHICKNYISGGYLEGWLETAFTYASMTDYPTPSDFLAPLPAFPVKQMCKAIDNPTLGNDTFAKLYHAANVYYNYTGDVKCFDLNDNSDPHDLGGWQWQACTEMIMPTSGSNEDSIFPVYTETYTGHSRYCEKTYKVQPRPTWITTEFGGHDIRRVLKHFGSNIIFFNGLRDPWSGGGVLKNISKSIIAIVEKEGAHHVDLRFATNEDPMWLRDVRKREISIMQAWISEYHQNLVDSDTF encoded by the exons ATGGCACCATGGATATTTCTCATGTTCCATTCATTACTATTTTTGCAATCGGCTCCCTCATCTTTTGCAAAGTTTCCATATAGGTACTTCCCTTCATCGATCATCCGCCCTGAAACACCATCTCTCTCAAGCAACAACAAGCTTTACAAAACAAAATACTTTACTCAAATCCTTGATCACTTCAATTACAATCCACAAAGTTACCAAACCTTCCAACAACGGTATCTGATCAATGACACCTCTTGGGGTGGCCCCAAAAGCAAAGCACCAATCTTTGTGTACACTGGGAATGAAGGAAATATCGAATGGTTCGCTGAGAACACTGGCTTCATGTATGATATCGCCCCTAAGTTCAAGGCCCTTCTCGTTTTCATAGAG CATAGGTACTATGGAAAATCGATACCATATGGAGGTGATAGGAAGAAAGCGTACAAGAATTCAAAACGTTTGGGATACTTGAGCTCCACACAAGCATTAGCTGATTATGCTACACTCATTCTTGATCTCAAGAACAATATGACAGCCATGGATTCTCCGGTTATTGTCTTTGGAGGTTCCTATGGTGGAA TGTTGGCTGCATGGTTTAGGCTAAAGTATCCACATGTGGCCATTGGGGCATTGTCATCTTCTGCACCAATCCTTCAATTTGAGAACATTACATCTCAATATTCTTTCAACAATATTATTACCCAAGACTTTAAG AGTGAGAGCGAAAATTGTTACAAAGTAATAAAAGGATCGTGGAAACAAATCGAGGATACGGCTAGTTCACATGGGGGACTCGAATTGCTTCGAAAATCCTTTCATATATGCAA AAATTATATTAGCGGAGGTTACCTAGAAGGGTGGCTGGAGACGGCATTTACTTATGCATCAATGACGGATTATCCAACACCGTCAGATTTTCTTGCTCCATTGCCCGCTTTCCCTGTCAAACAG ATGTGCAAGGCAATCGACAATCCTACCCTCGGAAACGACACGTTTGCAAAATTATATCATGCAGCTAACGTCTATTATAATTACACTGGAGATGTCAAATGTTTTGACCTTAATGACAATTCTGACCCCCATGATCTTGGAGGATGGCAATGGCAG GCTTGCACAGAGATGATAATGCCAACAAGTGGAAGTAATGAAGACAGCATATTTCCAGTTTATACAGAGACTTACACGGGCCATTCTCGATACTGTGAAAAAACTTATAAGGTCCAACCCAGGCCTACTTGGATTACGACGGAATTTGGTGGCCAT GATATTAGAAGAGTATTAAAACATTTTGGTAGTAATATCATCTTTTTCAACGGTTTACGAGACCCTTGGAGTGGTGGCGG GGTGCTAAAGAATATATCAAAAAGCATTATTGCCATAGTTGAGAAAGAAG GGGCACATCATGTTGACCTAAGATTTGCAACCAATGAAGATCCCATGTGGCTTCGAGATGTAAGAAAGAGAGAAATTAGTATCATGCAAGCTTGGATTTCTGAATACCATCAAAATCTTGTTGATTCAGACACATTCTAG